In Scophthalmus maximus strain ysfricsl-2021 chromosome 21, ASM2237912v1, whole genome shotgun sequence, one genomic interval encodes:
- the LOC118291306 gene encoding cullin-1 codes for MSSNRTQNPHGLKQIGLDQIWDDLRAGIQQVYTRQSMAKSRYMELYTHVYNYCTSVHQSSQGRGSVPPAKPSKKSTTPGGAQFVGLELYKRLKEFLKNYLTSLLKDGEDLMDECVLKFYTQQWEDYRFSSKVLNGICAYLNRHWVRRECDEGRKGIYEIYSLALVTWRECLFRPLNKQVTNAVLKLIERERNGETINTRLISGVVQSYVELGLNEEDAFAKGPTLSVYKEYFECQFLTDTERFYTRESTEFLQQNPVTEYMKKAEARLLEEQRRVQVYLHEFTQDELARKCEQVLIEKHLEIFHTEFQNLQDADKNEDLGRMYNLVSRITDGLGELKKLLETHIHNQGLAAIEKCGEAALNDPKVYVQTTLDVHKKYNALVMSAFNNDAGFVAALDKACGRFINNNGVTRMAQSSSKSPELLARYCDSLLKKSSKNPEEAELEDTLNQVMVVFKYIEDKDVFQKFYAKMLAKRLVHQNSASDDAEASMISKLKQACGFEYTSKLQRMFQDIGVSKDLNEQFKKHLTNSEPLDLDFSIQVLSSGSWPFQQSCTFALPSELERSYQRFTASYASRHSGRKLTWLYHLSKGELVTNCFKNRYTLQASTFQMAILLQYNTEDSYTVQQLTDSTQIKTDILVQVLQILLKSKLLVMEDENANVDEVEFKPDTVIKLFLGYKNKKLRVNINVPMKTEQKQEQETTHKNIEEDRKLLIQAAIVRIMKMRKVLKHQQLLAEVLNQLSSRFKPRVPVIKKCIDILIEKEYLERVDGEKDTYSYLA; via the exons ATGTCGTCCAACAGGACCCAGAACCCCCATGGACTGAAACAGATAGGCCTGGACCAGATATGGGACGACCTGCGGGCTGGCATCCAGCAGGTGTACACGCGGCAAAGCATGGCCAAGTCGCGCTACATGGAACTCTACAC ACACGTATATAACTATTGTACCAGCGTCCACCAGTCCAGCCAGGGCCGGGGCTCGGTGCCGCCGGCCAAGCCCTCCAAAAAGTCCACCACTCCTGGCGGGGCTCAGTTCGTAGGCCTGGAGCTCTACAAGCGACTCAAGGAGTTCCTGAAGAACTATTTGACCAGCCTGCTCAAG GACGGCGAGGACCTGATGGACGAGTGTGTGCTGAAGTTTTACACCCAGCAGTGGGAGGATTACCGTTTCTCTAGTAAGGTCCTGAACGGGATCTGCGCCTACCTCAACCGCCACTGGGTCAGACGGGAGTGTGACGAGGGACGCAAGGGCATTTATGAGATATATTCT cTGGCACTTGTGACCTGGAGGGAGTGTTTATTCCGACCCCTCAacaaacag GTAACAAACGCTGTGCTGAagctgatagagagagagaggaatggtGAGACCATTAACACCAGACTGATCAGCGGTGTGGTCCAGTCGTATG tcgAGCTGGGCCTGAACGAGGAGGACGCCTTCGCCAAGGGCCCGACGCTGTCCGTCTACAAGGAGTACTTTGAGTGTCAGTTCCTCACGGACACGGAGCGCTTCTACACCCGCGAGAGCACAGAGTTCCTGCAGCAGAACCCCGTCACAGAGTACATGAAGAAG GCGGAGGCtcggctgctggaggagcagaggcgtGTGCAGGTTTACCTCCACGAATTCACCCAGGATGAGCTGGCCAGGAAGTGCGAGCAGGTCCTCATAGAGAAGCACCTGGAGATCTTCCACACCGAGTTCCAGAACCTCCAGGACGCCGACAAGAACGAAG ACCTGGGCCGGATGTACAACCTGGTGTCGCGGATCACCGACGGTCTGGGTGAACTGAAGAAGCTCCTGGAGACTCACATCCACAACCAGGGCCTGGCCGCCATAGAGAAGTGCGGCGAGGCCGCGCTCAAT GACCCCAAAGTGTACGTGCAGACCACCCTGGACGTCCACAAGAAGTACAACGCCTTGGTCATGTCTGCCTTCAACAACGACGCCGGCTTCGTGGCAGCTCTCGACAAG GCGTGCGGCCGATTCATCAACAACAACGGCGTCACCAGGATGGCTCAGTCGTCCAGCAAGTCTCCTGAGCTGCTGGCCAGATACTGCGACTCTTTACTCAAGAAGAG CTCCAAAAACCCAGAGGAGGCAGAACTGGAGGACACACTCAACCAAGTG ATGGTCGTGTTCAAGTACATCGAGGACAAAGACGTTTTCCAGAAGTTCTACGCCAAGATGCTGGCCAAACGCCTGGTCCACCAGAACAGTGCCAGCGACGACGCGGAGGCCAGCATGATCTCCAAACTCAAG CAAGCGTGCGGGTTCGAATACACGTCCAAACTGCAGCGGATGTTCCAGGACATCGGCGTCAGCAAAGACCTGAACGAGCAGTTCAAGAAGCACCTGACCAACTCTGAGCCTCTGGACC tggaCTTCAGTATCCAGGTCCTGAGCTCCGGGTCTTGGCCTTTCCAGCAGTCCTGCACCTTCGCTCTGCCCTCTGAG CTGGAGCGAAGCTACCAGCGCTTCACGGCATCCTACGCCAGCCGACACAGCGGCAGGAAGTTGACGTGGCTCTATCACCTGTCCAAGGGCGAGCTGGTCACCAACTGCTTCAAGAACAG GTACACGCTGCAGGCCTCCACCTTCCAGATGGCCATCCTGCTGCAGTACAACACCGAGGACAGCTACACCGTCCAGCAGCTCACCGACAGCACTCAGATCAAAACT GATATCCTGGTTCAGGTCCTGCAGATTTTGTTAAAGTCGAAGCTGCTG GTGATGGAGGACGAGAACGCCAACGTGGACGAGGTGGAGTTCAAACCGGACACCGTCATCAAACTGTTCCTCGGATACAAGAA TAAGAAGCTGAGGGTGAACATCAACGTGCCGATGAAGACGGAGCAGAAACAGGAGCAGGAGACGACTCACAAGAACATCGAGGAAGATAGGAAGCTCCTGATCCAG GCGGCCATTGTGAGAATCATGAAGATGAGGAAGGTCCTGAAGCACCAGCAGCTCCTCGCCGAGGTCC
- the zgc:194621 gene encoding uncharacterized protein zgc:194621 → MPSTKVIKTKPVEATRKPVDRTTPATTEAASGANGAVRKSRASSCPRCPQQRGRCAGRGAPGTSCEGRARARSVSRWPRAQPDYRRATGSSKHDNPQWRRGTSGCPAGERGPRGPGGPRGPRSVRAESQCAIQSYKAFTVIPPNPKKRSEIQRKAEAELAALEELRLSRAMAYVSINPSSVGGCMSLEEVRLKQQQEMMQAKRKQKTTKKLATEQTSVVTS, encoded by the exons atgcCATCGACCAAAGTTATCAAGACCAAACCGGTGGAGGCGACAAGAAAACCCGTCGACAGAACCACACCGGCGACGACGGAGGCGGCGAGCGGAGCGAACGGCGCGGTGCGTAAAAGCCGCGCGTCGAGCTGCCCGAGGTGTCCGCAGCAGCGCGGCCGGTGTGCGGGGCGCGGGGCCCCGGGGACGAGCTGTGAGGGCAGGGCCAGAGCCAGGTCCGTCTCACGGTGGCCCAGAGCGCAGCCGGACTACCGGAGGGCGACCGGCTCCTCCAAACACGACAACCCGCAGTGGCGGCGGGGCACGAGCGGCTGCCCCGCCGGTGAGAGGGGGCCGCGGGGCCCGGGGGGGCCGCGGGGGCCGCGCAGCGTCAGGGCCGAGTCCCAGTGCGCGATCCAAAG ttaCAAAGCTTTCACCGTCATCCCCCCGAACCCCAAGAAGAGGAGCGAGATTCAGAGGA AGGCGGAGGCAGAGCTCGCCGCTCTGGAGGAGCTTCGTCTGAGCAGAGCAATGGCTTACGTTTCCATTAACCCCAGCAGTGttg gaggCTGCATGAGTCTGGAGGAAGTGCgactgaagcagcagcaggaaatgatGCAAGcgaagaggaaacagaaaacg acCAAGAAGCTGGCGACTGAGCAAACGTCCGTGGTGACGAGCTGA